The genomic window TCGAATGCAATCGAAAAGCAAGCGTCGCCTAGCATCCGTACTGACTCTCGCAAGTGTGGCACTCGTTCAGCCCAGCGCGATCAGGGCTGATGAGTCCGGCGGCAGCTACTGGTGTACGAGCGATTGCGACTACTCGATAGCCCTGCACCATTGCGGCCAGGGAACGCAGTGCACGCTTCAGACGTGCACCGGCGCCAGCGGCCTGCACTATCGTTTCACACTCTACTGCGCAGCCGCGCAGTAGGTAAAGGCAATGTCCCAAAGACCTGCTGGGGACGCTGCGAATGACTGAAAGCAAATCTGACAAGCTCGCAAGCTGGTTACTCGCGGCGTCCTCAGTCGTGGTTGCTGTCTCCGTCGTTTGGCGACTCTTCGTGTCGCCAGCGGCGGGGGCAAGGCCGAGTGACGGCGGCGAGCAGGCCGCTAAGTTTGTCGACGCGTGGAGGGACGCGGAGCACGTGGGAATTCACTTGTACGGACCGCCGTCTGCACCCGTGGTGCTTGCTGAGTTTGGTGATCTCGAGTGTCCGGCGTGTCGCGGATTTCACCCGACGCTCCACGCGCTAGCTCAAAGGCACTCTTCAGATCTAAAGATCATCTACGTACCCTTTCCGCTGCCGATGCATCGCTTTGCGCTGCCAGCCGCGAGGGGCATGGAATGCGCCGACTCTTTGGGGCTTGCGTCCAAGTGGGTGGACGCCGTGTACGAAGCACAGGATTCCCTAGGACTGCTTGACTGGAAGACCCTCGCGCAGCGCGTTTCCCCCTCGGCGTCAGATCGACTGGCAGAGTGTGCTACAAGCGGGCGGAGCTTTCAACGGATCGAAAGATCCACAGCGTTTGCCCTTGCCCATGAAATTGCGGCGACGCCAACAATCTGGGTCAACGGTTGGCAGTTCCGCGGCGGCCTTGCGCTGTCACGGCTAGACTCCTTGGTCAGCGACCTAGCAGCGGATGTCCGCGCGCAACGGTAGTGGCGCGGTCGGCACTTTCAGCGATTCGAGGAGAAGCGACAGCATGCACGCTGTGAATCAACGAGGTCTGATAGCGATGATGTCGCTCTGGCTCGCGCTTGGTGCTTGTAGAGAGCAGACCGCGACGCCTCACTCGGTTTCATTGAATCGAGATCGTGCCACCCGCGTGCTCGTTCAAGATGAGCTCCAGAGTGCGCGGCAGCTCCGACTCGCGGATTCGCCCTTACTGACCGTAGGAGGCCTCGCCAAGGACACGTCCATTGAGCTGAGGCATTCGAATGGGTTTCTCAACGCCGCACCGTCGACGAACGGTGAGCTCGCCATCATTGAGCTAGATCGCCTTCGCTTCTTTGGAGCCGATGGCGTTCATCGGATTAGCTTGGGACGCCAGGGAAGCGGCCCGAACGAATTCCGTGGACTCTCTCATGCCTGCCGATCACGAGGCGACACGGTTGTAGCATATGACTACGGACTACGCCGGCTGACCATTGCCACGTCAGACGGTCGATGGGTGCGCCAGATTCCCGTTGAAAAGATCGGGCAGCTGCCAGCCGACGGATGCCTGGCAGACGGACGAATCATCCTAAAACCGTTTGCGGGGTCAGCCGATGCGACGATTCATCTCCTGACACTGCAAGGGGAAGTCGTTGCACGTATCAATGCGGACTATGACACGGATCCCAATCGACGGATTACCGTGTTTGCGCGCGGTCGAGAAGTGTGGAGAGCCGACCCTTTACAGCAGGAGGTTATCGGACTCGATCAGGGCGGCCACGTTGTCCGGATCTTAACGCTGCGAGACGCGCTCAAGCGGATGACAGACGCCGAGGCGCTCGCGAACTCGCCCGAGGGAGCGCGAGCGGGTTCGCGCCCGAAATCCGGCGACGTTATATCGGCCAAACCGACGTACTGGCCGCTCTTTGAGAGCGCGAAGGATGGCGGTGATCGCATCTGGTTCGAGGAAACGGTGCGCGATGGAGGATTCGCCCCCTCAGTCTGGTATGCGGTGGGAGACGACGGGAGGCTGGTCGGTAAGCTATCGCTTCGGTTTGACGGTGACATCGTTCCGCCGGTCGTCGTGCGTTTCCAAGGAGACTCGGTTTGGCTACTTCGCCGAAACGCAGAAGGCATCGCGACCTTCTCCCTCTATCGAATTCTCGGACAGTCGCGCTGACCCGTGGCACCTCGCCGCTACAGCGGCGGCTTTTGGAATTGGGTGAGTCCTCAAAGCGACGAGCGCATCCGATCCCCTTCCCTGCCCGGGTCAGGACGCCCTTGCGGTGTCCATGCGTGAGTCTCTGCGGAGCTTGCCGTCGACGGCGTCGAACAGCTGTCGCACATTGCTATCAAGGATCTACATCCATCGTGTCCCTGCCATGCTCCAGTCGTCGCTCACGCGGGCGCGCCCCAGCTATACAGCAGTTCTCGCCTATCCCTTGAGGGCGATTCGGAGCGGCTTAATCATGGCCGGTAAGACGAACAACACCCCTAGCGTCGCGGACATGGTGCCACCGGCTGTCGCCAGCGCAATCGCCCCGAACATCGTCTGGGTACTCGTGCCTACACTCAGTGGGACGAGGCTTGCGAGCGATGCGAGCGTGATGACCACGATCATCGGCGCCCGGTCGAGTGCCGCAAACACGACGTGGCCGGCACGGAGCCTGCCGAACGTGCGCCATTTCTCCAGCACCGCATCGACGAAAAGAATGCCCTGATGCACCGCGAGCCCCACCACGAGAATGACACCCACTGCCGCCTCGCGCGTGAACGCCGCATCGGCCGCCCAGAACGCGACGACCACACCGGCCAACGCGAGCGGCACCGAGAGCAACACCATCGCGGCCCCCCAGACGCTGTCGAAGACGATGGCCACGCTGAGAATGACCAGGCAAAGGCCAATCGTAAACACGAGCCAGAGTCCTCGCGCACTCTCGTCGTCCTGGTCAAAGCGCCCGTCGGAGAGATCTTTAATGCTGTACCCCGCTGGCACGCTCAGCGACTTGACGAACGCATTGTGCGTGCGCCGCGCCAGCTTGGCCGGCCCGCGGAAGTCGTAGCTCACCTGCCGCACATACTGCTGATCTTCGCGCACTACGGTGCTCAGCGCTTCGCGTGCATCCACCGCCGCGACATCGCGCACCCGCACGGGCGCGCCGATCACGTTGGGCACCAGCGCATCCTGCAGCTCCTCGATGCTCCGCTCGCGCGCGCCGCTTGCTTTGACCGTGACCGGAAGTTCCTCGCCACCGATCTCGAGCCGAGTCCCTCCCACCGGCCCGCGCACCTCACGCGCGACCGCCTGCGCGAACATAGCCGCATTGAGTCTGTAGCGCGTAAGCGCCGCGCGGTCGGGGTCGAGCACCACCTGATACCCCCGCTCGCCGGCGCCCCACGCGTTCCCGCTCGTGATGCGCACCTCCTGCACGCGCGTGATGCGCTCGAGCCGCCGCTTGAAATCTTCGGCCACCCTTGACACCCCGTCGTACGAGAACCCCTTCACCTGCAGGCGGAAGGTCGCGAAGCTGCCGCCGCCCCCACCGCTCGAGAACCCTGGCCCGTCGCCGTAGACGCCAACCTGTGCGCCACCAATGAGCACCGCGCGCTGCGTCAGCAATTCCTGCAATTCCATCGGCGCCACGGTGAATGCCCCATCGCGCGTGAACACCACACTCATCTGCGCGCTTGTGCGTCCGCTCGACTGCGTGCGCACCTGCTCCACCTCCGGGCGCCCCACGACGATGCGCTCGAACTCGCGCATCGCGCGGTCCAGCCCGGCCGGATCCGACCCGCGCGGGAAGCTCAGCGACGCGGTGAGCGTGGTGCGACGTTCGCCCCACCCGCCCCAGCTCGCGCGTGGCACCTTCACCACAAACACCCACGTAAGCCCCGCCAAGGTGCTCACCGTGAGCAACAGCGTAGCCCATCGCCAACGGAGCGTGCGCGCCACGACCGCCGTGTAGAGATGCCTCACGCGCGGCCACGGCGCCTCGCGCGCCGCCACACGAACGGCAATACCGGCACCAAGCGCCGGCACCACGAGCAGCGCCGTGATCACGCTCCATACGAGCGCAATGACGAACGCCAGGGCGAAAGGCACAAAGGCCGCCCGCGCATTCCCCTGCAGATAGAGGAACGGAAAGAAGACCACTGCGGTGGTGAGGCTGCTCCCCACCACCGCTGGCGCAATGCGACGCGTGGCGGCCGCACGCCCATCCGGCGTGTCCGGCGCGCGCGCTAGGCGATCCACCACGACGATGGCATTCTGCACCAGAATACCCACGCCCATCCCGAGCCCGGCCAGCGTCAGCAGATTGGCCGGAATGTCCAACACATACAGCGTCAGTGCGGTGGCCGCGAGCGCCACCGCCGCCGCCCCCATCACCACCGCCACCGCGCGCCAGCGGCGCAGCAGAAGCGCCAGCACGAGCAGCACCGCGCCACAGGCAATCGCGGCGCGCGTCGTGAGATCGCGCAGCTCTTTCGCCAGCGCCACACTCTCGTCGTTCACGACGCGCAACCGAATGCCCGGCGGCATCACGCGCGTGAGCTCCGCGATCACCCTCCGGAGCGCCGCCGCCGTCTGAATCGCATCCGCGCCCGGATGCCGAGAGACGTCCACACTCACCGCCGAAGTGCCATCGATACGATAGAACCGTCCGCGCTCGTCTTCCTCGGCGCGAATGCTGGCCAGCTCCCCCAGCCGGAACACCCGTCCGCCAGCCCCCATCACCGGTAGCGCAGCCAAGCTATCGAGCGCGGCGGGTTGATCACGGAGTACCACACTCCGTACCTGCGCCTCGGTCGTGAGGTCACCGAGCGCCTCGACAATGCGCGCCCCCTGGATGGCCTGCGTGAGTCGTTCCGGTGGAAGCCCCATCTGCCGGAGCCGCGTCGCGTCGTAGCTCACCGACACGCCGAGGTCCGCCCCGCCGCGTAGCTGCACACCGGCCACGCCGGCGACCGTGGCCAGGCGCGGCGTGACGCGCTCGTCGAGCAGCCGCTGCAGGGCACCGGTGGTATACGGCCCCGACACCGTGAGCGATAGCAGCGGCGACTCCTGCAAGTCCTCCGGCACATAGTTCGACACGCTCGGCGGGTTCACGCCAGCGGGCAGCTCACTCCGCAGCAGCTCGAGCCGCTCGAGGATGGCCAGCCGCGCCATCGGCACATCGGCGCGCTCCTCAAGCTCCACTGTGAGCGTCGCGAAGTCGTCGTAGCTCGTGCTGTTCACTTGGCGCACACCACGCACGCCCAGCACTGCGCTTTCGATAGGCGAGGTGAGATAGGTCTCGATCACCTCCGGCGAAGAACCCGGCCACGCGGCGGCGATGCTGAGCCGCGGCAGCTCGACCGTCGTCTTGGTGGCAAGCGGCAGGCGCGTGAACGCGATGGCACCGGCAAATAGCATCGCAAGGCAACTGGCCAAGACAACGGCCGGACGGTGCACGGCGGCGTGGATCACCGCGTACGCGCCTCCAGTGCCGCATACCCCACCGGCAGCAGGAAGAACGTCACCAGCAACGCGCTGATTGACCCGCCAATGATCCCCGCCGCGAGCGGCTGATACAGCGCGCCACCACTGCCCCAGCCGAACACGAGCGGGAGCACTCCGGTAACGGTGGTGATGCTCGTCATCGCAATCGCTCGTAGCCGCTGCTCGCCGCCACGCAGAATGGCTTCCTGCAACGGCAGCCCCTGCTCACGGAACTGGCGAATGGCATCGAGCTTCACCACCGCTTCGTTGTCGGCCATGCCGATCATCACCACGATGCCGATGAGGCTCACAGCATTGAGGCTCTGCCCCGTGAGCCACAAAAAGATCACCGCCCCCGCGCCGGCGAGCGGCACCGTGAGCATCACCACCAGCGGAATCGTAAAGCTGGCGAATTCACCCGCGAGCACGAGGAACATGAGCGCCGCCGCGAGCACCACCACCAGCGTGAGCTCGTTGCTGGTGCGCTGCCGTTCGCTGTCGGCGCCGGCCACCTGCCACGTCACACTCGGCGGCAGCGCCATGCGCGCGAGCGTCGCCTGCACCGCCTCGGTGGCTCGCGCGGTACCGCCTTCCTCCACGAGCCCTTCCACCATGGTGACCGGCCGCTGCCCCACGCGTACCACTTCCACCGGTGCACGCACCTCCGTCACGGTGACCAGCTGCTCCACCGGCACACCACGAATGGTGGTGCGCAGTGCCGTGGCCAGGTCTTCGTTGCCCGCCCCCGCATAGCGCACCGCAATGGGCGTGCGCCGATCCGTCTCGCGCAAATCGCTCGCCGCCACACCGCCCAGCGCGCCCGCCAGCGCACTCGCCACCTGCTGCGGCATGATGCCGCGCTGCGCGAGGCGCTCGCGTTCGAGCCTGATCTCGATGAGCGGCTGCGTGGCCGCATACGCATCGCGCACGTCGGCCAGCTCCTTCACCTGCGCTAGCTGGCGGCGTACACTGTCCGCCCACTGCTGCGCAAGCACCGGTGTCGGCGCCGATAGCTCGACGCGTACTAGTCGCCCTTCACGGCCGATGAGCGAGCCGAATTCACTCTGCCCCGCGAGATCAATCGCCAGCGCCCCGTTCGCCAGGTCCGGCACCTTCGCGCGCAGCTGCTGCGCGAACAGCGCCGCGTCCGCACCCGTTGGCACTGGGACGATGAGCTGCGCCGACGCCGAGGTCCCTGGATCTGCCCCCGCGAGAATCTCTTCATCGGTGGCCTTTCCCACGCGCGCATAGATGTCCCGCGCACCAAGCTGCTTTGCCGCGCTCTCAAGTCTCGCGACTTGGGCCGTCGTCGCCTCGAGCGCCGTCCCCTGCGGCAGCCCCAGCTGCGCGACCAGCACCCCTTCATCCACGCGCGGCAGAATCTCCTTTGGCAACATGACGATCAGCACGACAGTCAGCGCGAGCGAAGCAAGCGCCCCGCCAAACACCGTGCGCGGATGCGCCAGCGACCAAATCACACCGCGCTCATACCAGTTCGTCATCCGTCGACCGACCAGCGTTAATCCACCCACCGTCGGCACGGTCGATCTTACTATTGAGTCGACGTCTGGGTTCTCGCGATTAGCCTCATTCTCCGCTCGCCGCCGCCCAACGAGCAGCACCGGCATCAACGTCAACGCCAGCACCAAGGACGCCGCCACCGTGGTGACCACCGACAGCGACAGGTCGCGAAACAGCGCCGCCGCCAATCCGCGCACAAACACAATCGGCCCAAACACCAAGACTGTCGTCAGCGTCCCCGCTAACAGCGGCGCCGCTACGTCGTCCGTCCCCACCACCGCCGCCTCCCGCAGCGGCATCCCCTCGTCTCGGCGTCTCGACACCGCTTCGGCCACGACAATCGCCGTATCCACCAGCAACCCCGTTCCCAGCGCGAGCCCGCCGAGCGACAGCACATTGATGGTGACGCCGAGCGCCTGCAGCGCCACGAGTGCCATCAGTACCGATAGCGGCACCGTCAGCCCAATCGCCAGCGACAACCGCCAATCGCGCAGAAAGAGCAGAATCACCAGCAGCGACAGCACGCCACCCGCCACGATCTCCTGCCCCAGATTCGACAGCGCATCCACCACGAAGTCCGCCTGCGCCGCCACGACCGTCACGGCGAGGCCGGGAAACTCGTTCTCGAGCAGCCCCAGTGTCTCGCGCAGCCGCTGTGTCACTGCCACTGTGTTCGCGCCGGCGTCCTTGTAGACCACGAGACCCACCGCCTCTGCGCCGTCGAGTCGCGTCAGCGTGGTGGGCTCGGCGAGCCCCAACTGTACGGTGCCCACGTCGCGCAGCGTGAGCCCGCGACCCGGCAACCCGATGGGGGCGTCGAGAATCTCCGCCGGCCCGCGGAACTCGGTGAGCGCGCGCACGGAGAAGCGGAATTGTCCGCGCCGAATCGTACCGCCGGCCCCCGCCACGTTCTGCGCACGAATACTGGCGGCGACGTCCTCCGGGGTGAGATCGAGCGCCCGCAGCTTGTCAGCATCGAGCGACACGCGCACTTCATCGGTGGGCGCGCCCACCACCGCGACACTCGCCACCCCTTCGATCTGTTCGAGCCGCCGCGCGTGCACCTCGGTGGCCGTGCGCGCCAGCGCCCGCAGATCCGCCGCCTGCCGATTCGCCGTGGCATTCGGAATCGCGTTCGCCGCCGGCTTCACCGCCAGCACCGCAATTGGCCGCTCCCCCGGATCGCTCGTCAGCAGCGTCGGCCGCTCGGCGCGCTCCGGCAATCGCCCGCGCGCCGCATCGAGCCGCTCGCGCACCGCGAGCACCGTGCCGCGCATATCGGTGCCCCAGGCGAAGCGCGCGGTGGTGGTCGCCTCGCCGTTGCGACTTACACTCCGCAACTCCACCAGCCCCGGCGTGGCCGCAATGGCCTCCTCGATAGGCTCTGCCACGAAACGCGACACTTCCGTGGCCGCCGCTCCCACATACGCCGTGCGAATCGTGAGCACCGGTAACGACACGTCGGGCAGCAGCGACACCGGCAGCCGCGTGAGCGAGACCGATCCCAGCAATAGCACCGCCAGAATGGCCGCGACCGTGGCCACTGGGCGGCGCACCGCATACGCGGCGATACTCACCCGCGGGGCTTCGCGTCGGAGACCTTGGCTGGCGCCACTTTCACCGGCGCATCATGCGTAAGCGTAAGATGACCCTCCACGATGACCGGATCACCCGCTTTCACGGGGATCTCCCCGGTCGCTGAATCGGGCAGCACCTCCGTTTCGCGCCCGTTTGATCGGCCAGGTACGATGTACGTCCACTGCGCGCGCCCGTCTCGCACGACAAATACCAGCGGCCGCCCGTCGCGTTCGATCACCGCGCGACTTGGCACCAGGCGCCGCCGGCGCAGCCGCGTCGCTTCGAGCTCCACGTCGGCGTACATTCCCGGGCGCAGAATGCCGTCTCCTGACACACGCACGACGGCGCGCCCCGCGCGACTCGTCGAATCCACCAGCGGCAGCAGCGCATCAACACGCCCGCGCAGCACCCGCCCCGGTGCGCCCGCACTCGTCACTTCGGCCTCGCCGCCCACCTTCACCAGGGGCAGGTCATGCTCCAACACCTGCGCCTCGATGCGCAGGTTACGCGTATCGACCACGGTGAGCAGCGGCTGCCCCGCACCAATCTTCTCACCGACCGCGACATCGATACCGTCCACCATCCCCGCCATCGGCGCGCGAATCACCGCGCGATCCTGCTCATACTTGGCCCGCTCGAGCCGGAGCCGCGCTCCCGTCAGCCCCGCCTTGTTCATCAGAGCCTTGCGCTGCTCCGCTGTCGGCGCACGCCCGGTGACCAGCGACTCCGGCACAAAGCTTTCGAGAAACCGCTGCTCCGCCTCGTCGGCCTGCGCTTGCGCCTCGCGGACGGCGAGCTCGAACGGATAGTTGTCGAAGCGTACCAGCTCCTGCCCCGGCGTGACCACTTGTCCCGGCCTAACGAGGAGCTTTGCCACCGTTCCGCCGACCTCGCTGCGCAGCTTCACCACCGCGTCCGAGCGCACTTGGCCCGTCGTCCGCACATGCAGGACCAAGTCGCCCTCACGTGCTGCTTCGGCAGCCACCGGCAAGCTCAACGGAGTCCGGCCTGAGTCACTGGACATGGCGGCGAGACTGTCGCCAGCGACCGAGCGGGTCGAGTCGTTGCCGACCGACGCTCCGCTGGAGCAGGCGACCCCAAGCACCAAGAGTACCAAGCAGCGATGTCGAGCACTCTTCATGTCGAGCACAGTCGACGGCGGTCGAAGCGCATCGCACCGGCATCTGTCGAAGTCGCCAACCATGCATACGCTCGACCAATCCCGAGTAGGGCCGCCCCCGCGGGGAGTTCTTGTACGCAGGTACCCGTTTGCCGAACCACAGACAAGCGACTCGGCCGTCCGAGGGTGGGGTCGCCCGCTTCAAGGATCGCCACCACGGCGCCCGCCACCATCGCTGTGCGAAACCGTAGACGCTGAGCGGGCTCGGGCACGCGGGCACGAAGGTATCGGGGGATTAGGCTATCGCGCTGAAAAGGCGGTGGAAGCTGGCGAACGGTCTGATCGACCAGGCGGTCAACGTCAGTCATCTCGACGACCTCGGATTGCAGCGGCAACGCCATTCTCGCCACCAGCTGTGGCTTCGGTAATCCGGTCACGCGCACGTCCAGGCTGGTACTTTCGTCAGTGGGAATAAAGCTCGCGGCGGCGATTGAGGTACCGTCGGACGAGAGCGCCAGTTGCGTGGCCCTATCGATTAGCGGACCCAAGGGCGAACCGAAAAGGTAGCTCTGAAACTGCCCAGTTTGAAGAAATAAAATGCGATTCCCCAAGACCATCGAATCCACCGGTGTCAACGCCTCGCCTTGTCCCACCATCACGACGTCCCGCTCTCCCAAGGTCGCGTGCGCGGGCATGAGCCGTGGGACCAACAGGGCGAGCGTATCCGGATGCAGCGCCACAATGGCGAGCGGTACATACCGCCCGCGATTCGACTCCGATTCTGCTGCATGGAACGTGAACTGGTCCGGCCGCTGCCCAGGGCGCCAAGTGACGACTGTCTGTTGATCGGACAGCATTCCCACAATCGTCCCGTCGAGTTCGGTCAATCGAACAACCCTGAGCGTCGGCGAAGCGCTCCTCAGAACGAGGGCCGCTGTATCGAGCAGCCGGCCATCAAGCGATACGCGGTGCCACACAATGCGATTCGCGGATGAGTAAGCGAGCGTGAGCACCGAATCGTTGGCCACGGCACGCACCGTGTCGGGCATGACCTGAGCCCCCACGCTCGCGCTCTGTAGCAACAGGACGGTTCCGCACAGCAGACCTAACATTCGTCGGCCTCCCGGAGTGTCCCAGCCTCTAGGACGAGCACTTGCGCTGGCTCGGCATGGGAGATGAAAAGTGCGTGCGCCGATGGGGACGAGAAGGCGACTGGCGTGAGCCCATCGATTCTGCGTTGTCTCACGGCGACGGCAGCACTACAACCCTTATAGGCGAGCACGCGCGAGCCGCTTCGCGGGTCTGCGAGCACGAGTACATCCCCAAGCGATGCCAAAGGTAGGCTGCTCAGCAACGACCACGACGGCCCAACTGGCGGGTTCGCGTTTACTGTCGTCACCACGTCATTCCACGCCGCGGAGCGGCGAGACTGCCAGTAGATCCGCAGCGGGAGGTAATGATCTACCACCGCGAGGACGCCGTTAAACACCACGAGGCGGGGTTGCGCCGGTGCCGGAACCTCTAGGGTCGTCACCGTGGCCGACGCGACCGAGACGGTGTCCATCACGTTATACGACCGAAGCGTCAGGCGATTTTGGCGACGCTCCAGCGTCCAAAAGCGCTGCGCGAATACGCTGACATCGAGGAACGTGGCGCCGGCGAGGTGTGCGATTGACGCCTCATGGCGGCACGTACCACGCTCCGTCAGCGTCGCGAAGCGCATCGCCGCAGAATCGAGCACGATGGGGTCCGACCCGGTAGACCGCAGGAAGTGCAAGGCAATGCGGCAATGAATCGGCAGCCGACTCGCCCCTCGTGCGGTCACCAGCAACGCTGATGTATCGCCGCGCCCCAGCAGCGCTACGGCGCCGCTAGGAAAGACGCCACTCAGTTCCACTGGCGCGCCGGGCGGGAGGTCGTAGCGAGCCACCTCGCGAAGCTCAAGACGCTGTGCAAAGCTGGGACGAACTGCGACGGTGAGCGCGCTTAGCAAGAGTACGAACCACAACGGCGCCGCGCAGAGCGACACAGAGAGCTGAGCAGGCTTGGGGACGCAAACAAGCGGCATTGAATTTCTCCAGCGCGCGGCTGTTGCGCGTGGGTGAACAGACACGGCCAGAATTGGGGCCCGTCACCAGCAAGTCAACCCTCGCCAACGCCTCCGGGCCGGATACGTAAAGTCGCCTCTTGCCTCGTAGAGGCCGGGGCAATTCCCATACATTGGGGAGCGCTCTCCTACTACCAACGACTTCTCTTTCTAAGGAGCGTGTATGCGTCAGCGATTGATGGCATTCTTGATTTGTGCGTTCACTCTAGCGGCGGCGTCCACCCCGGCGTCGGCGGCGTCATCTCACGCGCCCGGCGCGCCCGCAGTAATGACGCCGCCGCTTGCGTTGCCGGTGGCGGCGCCAGCGCCTACACTGCCGGGACCAAACTGTCGGCAGTGCTGGTTCGACTTCTCCGATCTCAACAACATCATCGGGAACTGCAGTGAGCCGCAGGATGTGGGTATGATGAACTGCATGGTCTCCGGCACAACCTGCACGAATTGGGATCCGTGCAACGAAACGTTCGATCAGCAGGCACATGCGCTCG from Gemmatimonadaceae bacterium includes these protein-coding regions:
- a CDS encoding efflux RND transporter permease subunit; amino-acid sequence: MSIAAYAVRRPVATVAAILAVLLLGSVSLTRLPVSLLPDVSLPVLTIRTAYVGAAATEVSRFVAEPIEEAIAATPGLVELRSVSRNGEATTTARFAWGTDMRGTVLAVRERLDAARGRLPERAERPTLLTSDPGERPIAVLAVKPAANAIPNATANRQAADLRALARTATEVHARRLEQIEGVASVAVVGAPTDEVRVSLDADKLRALDLTPEDVAASIRAQNVAGAGGTIRRGQFRFSVRALTEFRGPAEILDAPIGLPGRGLTLRDVGTVQLGLAEPTTLTRLDGAEAVGLVVYKDAGANTVAVTQRLRETLGLLENEFPGLAVTVVAAQADFVVDALSNLGQEIVAGGVLSLLVILLFLRDWRLSLAIGLTVPLSVLMALVALQALGVTINVLSLGGLALGTGLLVDTAIVVAEAVSRRRDEGMPLREAAVVGTDDVAAPLLAGTLTTVLVFGPIVFVRGLAAALFRDLSLSVVTTVAASLVLALTLMPVLLVGRRRAENEANRENPDVDSIVRSTVPTVGGLTLVGRRMTNWYERGVIWSLAHPRTVFGGALASLALTVVLIVMLPKEILPRVDEGVLVAQLGLPQGTALEATTAQVARLESAAKQLGARDIYARVGKATDEEILAGADPGTSASAQLIVPVPTGADAALFAQQLRAKVPDLANGALAIDLAGQSEFGSLIGREGRLVRVELSAPTPVLAQQWADSVRRQLAQVKELADVRDAYAATQPLIEIRLERERLAQRGIMPQQVASALAGALGGVAASDLRETDRRTPIAVRYAGAGNEDLATALRTTIRGVPVEQLVTVTEVRAPVEVVRVGQRPVTMVEGLVEEGGTARATEAVQATLARMALPPSVTWQVAGADSERQRTSNELTLVVVLAAALMFLVLAGEFASFTIPLVVMLTVPLAGAGAVIFLWLTGQSLNAVSLIGIVVMIGMADNEAVVKLDAIRQFREQGLPLQEAILRGGEQRLRAIAMTSITTVTGVLPLVFGWGSGGALYQPLAAGIIGGSISALLVTFFLLPVGYAALEARTR
- a CDS encoding DsbA family protein — translated: MTESKSDKLASWLLAASSVVVAVSVVWRLFVSPAAGARPSDGGEQAAKFVDAWRDAEHVGIHLYGPPSAPVVLAEFGDLECPACRGFHPTLHALAQRHSSDLKIIYVPFPLPMHRFALPAARGMECADSLGLASKWVDAVYEAQDSLGLLDWKTLAQRVSPSASDRLAECATSGRSFQRIERSTAFALAHEIAATPTIWVNGWQFRGGLALSRLDSLVSDLAADVRAQR
- a CDS encoding efflux RND transporter periplasmic adaptor subunit, with translation MAAEAAREGDLVLHVRTTGQVRSDAVVKLRSEVGGTVAKLLVRPGQVVTPGQELVRFDNYPFELAVREAQAQADEAEQRFLESFVPESLVTGRAPTAEQRKALMNKAGLTGARLRLERAKYEQDRAVIRAPMAGMVDGIDVAVGEKIGAGQPLLTVVDTRNLRIEAQVLEHDLPLVKVGGEAEVTSAGAPGRVLRGRVDALLPLVDSTSRAGRAVVRVSGDGILRPGMYADVELEATRLRRRRLVPSRAVIERDGRPLVFVVRDGRAQWTYIVPGRSNGRETEVLPDSATGEIPVKAGDPVIVEGHLTLTHDAPVKVAPAKVSDAKPRG
- a CDS encoding efflux RND transporter permease subunit, yielding MIHAAVHRPAVVLASCLAMLFAGAIAFTRLPLATKTTVELPRLSIAAAWPGSSPEVIETYLTSPIESAVLGVRGVRQVNSTSYDDFATLTVELEERADVPMARLAILERLELLRSELPAGVNPPSVSNYVPEDLQESPLLSLTVSGPYTTGALQRLLDERVTPRLATVAGVAGVQLRGGADLGVSVSYDATRLRQMGLPPERLTQAIQGARIVEALGDLTTEAQVRSVVLRDQPAALDSLAALPVMGAGGRVFRLGELASIRAEEDERGRFYRIDGTSAVSVDVSRHPGADAIQTAAALRRVIAELTRVMPPGIRLRVVNDESVALAKELRDLTTRAAIACGAVLLVLALLLRRWRAVAVVMGAAAVALAATALTLYVLDIPANLLTLAGLGMGVGILVQNAIVVVDRLARAPDTPDGRAAATRRIAPAVVGSSLTTAVVFFPFLYLQGNARAAFVPFALAFVIALVWSVITALLVVPALGAGIAVRVAAREAPWPRVRHLYTAVVARTLRWRWATLLLTVSTLAGLTWVFVVKVPRASWGGWGERRTTLTASLSFPRGSDPAGLDRAMREFERIVVGRPEVEQVRTQSSGRTSAQMSVVFTRDGAFTVAPMELQELLTQRAVLIGGAQVGVYGDGPGFSSGGGGGSFATFRLQVKGFSYDGVSRVAEDFKRRLERITRVQEVRITSGNAWGAGERGYQVVLDPDRAALTRYRLNAAMFAQAVAREVRGPVGGTRLEIGGEELPVTVKASGARERSIEELQDALVPNVIGAPVRVRDVAAVDAREALSTVVREDQQYVRQVSYDFRGPAKLARRTHNAFVKSLSVPAGYSIKDLSDGRFDQDDESARGLWLVFTIGLCLVILSVAIVFDSVWGAAMVLLSVPLALAGVVVAFWAADAAFTREAAVGVILVVGLAVHQGILFVDAVLEKWRTFGRLRAGHVVFAALDRAPMIVVITLASLASLVPLSVGTSTQTMFGAIALATAGGTMSATLGVLFVLPAMIKPLRIALKG